The following nucleotide sequence is from Carassius carassius chromosome 16, fCarCar2.1, whole genome shotgun sequence.
CAAAGGCCCACCCTAGACTAGTGTCAGACAGCTTGATAGATCAGAGCAGACCAAACCAGATGCTTTAAATGTGGACTGATGTTATGGCTGCACAGGatttcatattttatgtaaaatgccAGTGAATTTATGCTGGTTATTCGCTCATCTCATGTTTCTGTCCGTGCATCCCTATGCTAGTAAAGGTTATATGTTGTTGGTTTGATCAGTAGATCATATCCAGGATTTAATAATGCAGCGACTTGCTATTCATCAAAAGATGCGTAAAACAAGTTTTTGAAACATACAGTTTCCAAAAATGCTGTGCACAAATGTTAGCTCACTGGGTTTTCTTTTGTGTACTGCTCAGTTAATAGACAAAGTTAACCTCAATATGCTTGTTTTAGTATTATAATGATATATTATGTTAAGTGAATCCTCGTCTGGTTTCAAACCTTCAtgacttctgtggaacacaaaaggagacgtTCTGAAGGATGTCCAAGATGCTCTTTTTCATTAATCGCAAGCTCGTAGTAATTACAGCTGTCAAACTTGGAAATCAAATTTTTGATTTTAAATAGTTTCTTATACAAAGCTTGCAATATAATGCACaattcttttcttattttttttatttttgggggagggtggttaatttattGTCTGATCTACCCCACTATCCTGGTTCAGGTCCTGTCTTACCGATCAAActcaatatttttaaattaaacatgttaAATCAAGACCATCTACAGTTTAGGGCTGCACATTTCATAGAAATAAATCGCAAAGGCAATAAATCGCGATTAGGCAGAATCTGTGATTGTCATGCGTATttttcagtgaagcacagttctgtgatcagcagtaaatctccatcgaAAGGCCAGAGGGTGCCCTCACGTTGAAACTCCAAATATCCCCCGAAGAAGAAAAGCAGGAAATTTCTATCtctgcagctgaataaacagaagatttaactgctttcattgattcaacgtgactaataaaTACACGACTATGACAATATACGGTTTATCTGAGTTGTTCTTATGATTTTTatcataataaagtatatctataatgaaatgctaatcgacatagactttatcactgcttagaatacaattaaatattgtgtgccttaattactctgtgtaagaagccacatcatctcacagagggatttattttaaacacttgaGCAGCCTTTAccacacagagccatagttcactgagaagatatgcaaacagctgtcattatcgtGAACGATTTTGACAATTTCATAATCCTACAGTTATATCGTCTGCGTTTATGAATGCAATTTTCGCATTGCTTGTCAAAAAACTAAGGCTCTGTGTAGTgaatgctgctccacctgaaagcagATGATGGGaaatttactgctaatcacagaaccagtgttctgtcgatttgtcctatcctgtcagattttcctacctcccactaaaacagtgggtagtacaattcgacaacAAAAATGCTACTGTTAAGTTATGGTTTATTGatgtctacacctaccacaactCTAAAtctaccatttaaaataatgcaaataaagtaattttgtgttatatttgcggttgtagctagaagggatacagttacaggaaaccaacaataaatattttttctaccaattagattgtttttttattaaagtctacacctaccccaaccctaaacctacccttacagtaatggaGATACATAGAAAAATGCTGTTTCACATGAGAAAAAGGAAGTGATACTGATGTGCGCGTGCACAGTAAAccctggtaggaaaatctgacgggtaggataaatTGTCAGGACACCAGCTTTACTGAATAAGTGCACAGACAATCGTGATTAATCAAGTTCGATTAATTGTatttgattaatcgtgcagccctactaccGTTACTACCGTTGTCCCTCAGGGTTCTGTTTTAGGCCCACTCTTGTTCTTCATCTATTTAGTTCCTCTTGGCTATATTCCCAGGAAATATGGTATCCATTTTCACTGCTATGCTGACTACACCCAGCTCTACCTGGCTTCTAAACCCTCTAGTTCTTTTCCTCCTCCTTCCTTGACTAAATGTTTAGCTGAAATTAAAGACTGGCTTTCAGCCAACTTTATAAAACTCAACAGTGGTAAAACTGAGGTCTTACTTGTTGGCACATAATCTTTTTTGCTTAAATCTGATTGTTTTACAGTGGATATTGATAATGCAATTTGTCCTCCTCCTTAGCAGGTTAGGAGTTTGGGTGTCATTCTGGATAGCACAATTTCTTTTGAAGCTCATGTCAATAATATTACGCATACTGTGTATTTTCACCTGCATAATATTAATCGTCTTCGTCACTCTCTAACAATGAATAATACTACAATTCTTATTCATGCAATAGTTGCCTCACGTATCGACTTTTGTGATGCTCTCAATACTGGTCTTCCTTCTAAACTCCTCTATAAACTCCAATTGGTTCAGAACTCAGCAGCTCCTGTTCTTTCTAGGACTTCATCAATCGAGCTAAATTCTCCAGTTCTCCAACTTTTACACTTACTCCCAGTAAAGTATTGCATTGATCGAAAGATTTTGCTTCTCACATTTAAGGCACTTCACAACCTTGCTTAATTGTATCTTACTGACCTTCTTCACATCTACACTCTGCCTTGCACTCTCAGATCTTCACACAAACAATCTCTCTTTAGTTGCCACGTATATGTTTAAGCACTATGAGAGCAAGAACTTTTCGTTCTATggaacttgccccccccccccaaatctcACCATAAGACTTATCTTTTTACCCAGGCTTTCTTATGACTTGCTCTCATTAATTGCTCTTATTAGTGTTCTTGTAAgcctttactgtatttatgatgtATGCAGCTGTGCTGTTGAATTTTGTAATGTTGGGAGGActtgtttgttaatgtttttactaATTTGCTTACTGTAAGGTGACCTTGGGTGTTTAGAAAGGcgccattaaaggggtcatatgatggttTATTAAAgaccattattttgtgtatttggtgtaacagaacatgttgacatgctttaatattaaaataaaaacacattatttttcaaatactgtacattattgtaggtcctctatgccccgcctctctcaaatgtgtcgttttctacaaagtccctccttccgacaagcacagtctgctctgattggtgcATTTAACCCTGTGCATTGTTattggccgaacaccacaagcactagTTGGGAAATGTAATGTCCCTTTCCATAATCATAAGCTtcatgtttcaaaataaatgtaaagacggTTAATAACGTCCTTAGTTTtgccatcagttcaagcccagaggaggaacagagtcgcgtgacagaGACAGTGATGAagtttgtatgtgtttgcagtacaaaaGTCACgaatggttaagacagctgaccctctctctctctctctctctctctctctctctctctctctctctctctctctctctctctctctctctctctctctctctctctctctctctctctctctctctctctctctctctctctctctctctctctctctctctctctctctctctctctctctctctctctctctctctctctctctctctctctctctctctctctctctctcccccacacacaaaaaaaatctacattttttaacattcaatagcaaatacttaaactaataacaaaacatatttacagcagctgattcagaagcgccagattggcTTAGCAAAGCCTGAATGACCTCTTttagtcttaactttgataaagaatatctctttggatttgagattttagtctttgcaacttcacagatcttcttcatgcaccaagagcttataacactccaaagagaaaggacaaattgaaatcgcatcacacacacattttgtattttacataaatgtGTGCCACATTGTATTTGGAAAGAAGTAAATGTaagacattgcagaaaatgaactcaatggcatttttttaaaagtacaaattaaGCTCTAATGCATTTTGTGGCACACTTGATTTTCACAAAGAAATTATTTTgacctgaaaaataataataaaagacaaaGCATAAATCCTGCTTATAGTAAGATATTTACAATGGTAGTAAATGGGATGGTTTTTGGATTAGgtaaaagcagaaatgttaaaTCTTATTATAAAATCACTTAAAAAATTGTAGTTAAAAAATTTTAAGCtatttatatcattatttttacAGTGATTTTAGGCTTTACAATGATGTCTCTGCAAcaataatcaacattatgccactaATCCTGTCGACTGTACTTGTATTGAACACATAATATTCctctcacataaaaaaaaaatttacccttGTTCTGTGAATCCACGTTATCTAAAATATTTCCTGAACAGAATTTGCATCTGGTTCAGTTGTTCACGTGAGTTTGCAGTTTGACAGTGTCTTCTGTGTGGTGCGTTGCTTCATTGCCAACTGACAGTTAACCATTTTCTCTGTTGAAATTCCCCTGATGTAACTATTGTAAATGTTCCTCCTCTCTGCAGTGGTAGGGTCTTTGTGACTTGAGGTGTGGCAGCGAGGCTGCTCCCTGATTCCCCCTGGTGCTCCCCTGCCCCCCGCCCTCCTGGACAGCCCCGAAATGACCACAGGGGAGTGTTGCCACCTCCCAGGCTCCCTGTGCGACTGCACTGGCAATGCTGCCCTGTCCAAAACCGTGGAGGAGGCTGACAACCGCCGGGCCCAGTACGTCACCCAGGTCACGACCAAAGACGGACGTCTACTATCTACTGTTATCAAAGCCCTGGGCACCCAGAGGTACACAAATCTGAATAGTATTTTCAATTTCAAGCAGTATTGCCTAAAGGCAAAGCTTTTAACTTCCTTCTCTGTTAGCGATCGGCCGATTTGTCGGATCTGCCACGAGGGTCAAGACGTGTGCAATAGTGAGGGGCTTCTCTCCCCGTGCGACTGCACCGGCACATTGGGCACGGTCCACAAGAGCTGCCTGGAGAAGTGGCTGTCGTCCTCTAACACCAGCTACTGTGAGCTGTGCCACACTGAGTTTACCATAGAGCGCCGGCCCCGGCCCCTCACAGAGGTAACAAAGGTTAATGCCTTTAGCCTCATCTGCATGGCTCGGCCTCGCTTTGCTATTGAACATTTACTTGTGTGTGTTATATGATCATATATAGTTATTCTGtactcaaaaatatataaaagaaaaagcgATCATACAAACATTTATGATATTTTAAAGGCTGAAAAACTTCTTGCTGACAATTGGGTAAAACTTAGATGTTTGAAGGAAGGTTGCAAAGAttggtaaaatgtaaaaattactattaatttgttaattaataatGGAGTCTTAATGTCGTCTAATGATAAAAATGCCTGACAAGATTTCTTGGTATATAAACTATTGTTAcattaaatgacattttagtggGCACCTTCTGTAAATTGtggaaataatatataatacttactatttgtttagaaaaaaaatacaattatgcaGGACACATtctattacataaaatataattacatgtaTTAATCTTGTATTGTTTTGATGCTTGAAAACCCctttttgattttaatatatttcttacatttattaagtTATAAATTTGATAATTAGACTAAAGCAATAACATTTccaatatgaatattttattaattattacacaGCCCTGCATCTCATTTCCtagatatatacagtactgtgcagaagTCTTAGGCTTTGAAGAAtcaaaatactagtggcctaagacttatGCACGTCAATAAGTTTGGTTTAGTGGTAAtaagtattaaaaatgtattttttaaccgaGAGTATGCAAAGAATTGAGAAAATATGTTCAAAGACTCAATATACAATCAGATATACAAGTTTATacataagttttttttgttttttatcacaAAACCTGTAATTTTCTGTTGCTGTTTGGATGCAGTAAAACATCCACTTTATCCATGAAATCAGGATTACTCGTAAAATAGTTTTCAGAATCGTTTATAAAATCAACTGAAAATTGACCAAATAGTTGTAACCTGGTTCAAGAAGGTAGAAATCATGTCTTTAAGGCAGTACAAGTACAAGATTTCCTCACCTTACAAATTGTTGTTGAACGCAAAAATGCTATGAAATGCtttcatattttatatcataataaTTATAAGAAACAAATATTGGATTACATATTCAGCATTTATGATACAGGGCATTGTTATCATTACTGCTgtcattttttatgtaaatattttttgtgttttaattaatCAGTTTTCCTCTTTAATTGTTTAGGTACACATTTCTTATTTAAGAAATTATCCAAACATTAGTTTTAAATAAGTCAAACTTACCGTTAAATGGTAATCTTATATGTAGACCCAACATTGATAACAAATTAAGTTAAAGTggttaaaaatgttgtttaaacttataactttaaactgtaaatctTTACTAAGGATGATGACTGTGAAATTGAtaacattcacatttacattacatttagtcatttagcagacgcttttatccaaagcgacttacaaatgaggacaatggaagcaatcaaaaacaacataagAGAATTATTGGTCATCATTATTGATTATTGGTCATaacatgtaattatttatattcggGCATCTATTCTTCATCACTAATCCTCACGTCATCTTTCAATAGTGGCTCAGGGACCCGGGCCCCCGGAATGAGAAGCGCACCCTCTTCTGTGACATGGTGTGCTTCCTGTTTATAACCCCCCTGGCAGCCATCTCAGGCTGGCTGTGTCTACGGGGTGCACAGGACCACCTGCACTTCAACAGTCGCCTGGAGGCAGTCGGCCTCATCGCTCTGACCATCGCTCTCTTCACCATCTACGTCCTCTGGACACTGGTACTGTATTACAGTCCATCAAATGCAGATTTCAGTTTTTATTCTGAAACGGAATGCTTAAATTCATTTTGGGGAATCACATTATCTACTTATCTGAAAATGTCTGTtacatatttcaccccaaaaataaaaaaaagtgttaatgtGTTAATATGTTTCATAATCTGATCACCTTAATGCAAAGAAAGCTTGTTTTACTGCAGTGCCATAAATATCTTGTTCTTtaccaaaatgaataaaaacaacaacaactcattCTCATTACCGTAATATCATAATAATTGCACATTTGACACTCTTATAAAGGACCGTTTGCACCTTAATGCACTTTATGTGGAAGATCTAGGTATTTCTTGTGATTTGTGCAAACAAGGGGGTAGTTTACTAAGGAAACATTCGCCTGACAATGAAAATGCCATTATTTACTCAGCTATGCCACTCCAAACTTGAGTAATATTTTAACAATAGAACAATTGACCATACAATAGTTTTGTGCAAGAACAAAATGAAAGTGGTAATCTTTCCAGAAGCTCTGAAATGTCATTTAAGTTCAAGTAATGGATGAAGCCCCACCCCCAATAAAAATAATGCTTTAATTGTGTTTAACGTGTTTAATAATGTCGGTGCCGATAGCCAAGTGAGCAGTGTGCTGACATATAACCCCATTGCATTGCGAGTCCTGATCCCGAACCCACCCCCTTCTCTCTCCCAGCTCACTTCCTGTCTTGCTCTACATTATCTcagagacaaaatgtaaaaaataaatctaaacataaaaaaaaaaaaaaaaaaaaaaaaaaccttgaataaTCTCATTACCATCACTGGCAAAAACTCTTTCTCATTCATTCAAAGACAAATCACCTGCGATTATGATTACAATGTAACAAGAACATTGGGtgctatgggaagtgttcccggttccgtttgacctaattaataataatttaaaaattaataattaatgcagcctaacaatctTTGGtaatagaaatgtgtgtgtgttatgtgtaaatcaGGTTAAAGAGaagggtctttaatctagatttaaactgcaagagtgtgtctgcctcccgaacaatgttaggtagatttTTCCAGAGTTTGGATGCTacataggaaaaaatatataatattacaacaaaAGAAAAACCTAAGTTACAAAATTTTGTAAAAAGATTACatagtaatatttttttggacCACCTGAAGTTCATGCTgtattgaaaagaaaaatgtgttatgTTCTGGTAATGAGAATTGGAGAGTGAAGGGAATGTTCTTATAATATACTTTCTTATTTCATAGTTTTTCTTCTCATTTTGGTGGGAAATGTCACCCAGACatgttgttttataaaaaattgaCCATTTTAATTTCTAGGACCTTGTGCTCAAACCAAAGGTGTGAAAAATTGTCCTTGTTTTGCAGGTCTCATTCCGCTACCACTGTCAGTTGTACTCGGAGTGGAGACGAACCAATCAGAAAGTCCGCTTGCTCATTCCTGACACCAAGGGTGCACACTCTACCCAGCATTCCTTGCTTTCCACAAAGCTGCTGAAAAAGACGGCAGACGAGACCATAGTATGAGAGATGTGGTGTGGGGCCCGATCGCGGTGGTATTAGCGTGCTACAGGTTCTTGACACAGCATCGTCAACTAGAGCCGCGCCATTTTGGATGCATTCTTTTCTATTTAAACCTTTTTATCTAAATATGTGAGCACTtcatttgttagatttttttcacaagtctcttttattgttttttttgagcctttataagtgttgttttatttatttggggCTTGTACAGCCAGGCAGAGGCCCCATACTGTTCAGTATGCATTGTATTTGAAACAATCGGAAATCTAACTTATGTGTATAGACGATTCCTTTGAGCACAGCGGCGAGGGGTTATGACTCAAGTACGTATGGCTGCTGAAGCTTAAAACCAaacctttctttcattttcaatgTATCGTTTTTCTACTCATCTACCTTCAAGTACTTTCCATCTTAACCCGACAGAGTTCCGCCTAAGCGAACTTAGTCCTTGTGGCTCCTAAACGATTTAgtcaatatataaatgtatacacacTTAGTGAAACAAGTAAGCTCTAAGCTTCGATCGACATGGGTATTACAGGGCCATTTGCCCGGGCAATGAATGTGGAGGCTGATGTATATCTGCAGACGCTCAAACTCATCCGGAGGTTGGCGAAAAAAAGACGCTGCAATAACACGCTGCCATTGGCATGATTCTGCTGTGAACACACGCAGGTTTTCATGCATGCCTAGTTCATTTCGTAAATCTCATCAAATTGGTGACTGTTCGTGAGTTTCAATTTTGTATACAGATCAAAGGCTGTTTTTCCGAACCGAATGGTCTCCGAACAACGTAAAACAGCATGCGGTGGTTTTAAAGTCGTAGCACTTTCTGACAAACGTAGCCTAGATGTGAGCTGAACAAATGTAGATATGTGTACGCTTTTGGGATGCAAATATGTGGCGACTTTATATGTTGTTGTTGAGTTGTGATAAGTGCAG
It contains:
- the LOC132159818 gene encoding E3 ubiquitin-protein ligase MARCHF2 isoform X2, with the translated sequence MTTGECCHLPGSLCDCTGNAALSKTVEEADNRRAQYVTQVTTKDGRLLSTVIKALGTQSDRPICRICHEGQDVCNSEGLLSPCDCTGTLGTVHKSCLEKWLSSSNTSYCELCHTEFTIERRPRPLTEWLRDPGPRNEKRTLFCDMVCFLFITPLAAISGWLCLRGAQDHLHFNSRLEAVGLIALTIALFTIYVLWTLVSFRYHCQLYSEWRRTNQKVRLLIPDTKGAHSTQHSLLSTKLLKKTADETIV
- the LOC132159818 gene encoding E3 ubiquitin-protein ligase MARCHF2 isoform X1; this encodes MTTGECCHLPGSLCDCTGNAALSKTVEEADNRRAQYVTQVTTKDGRLLSTVIKALGTQSDRPICRICHEGQDVCNSEGLLSPCDCTGTLGTVHKSCLEKWLSSSNTSYCELCHTEFTIERRPRPLTEVTKWLRDPGPRNEKRTLFCDMVCFLFITPLAAISGWLCLRGAQDHLHFNSRLEAVGLIALTIALFTIYVLWTLVSFRYHCQLYSEWRRTNQKVRLLIPDTKGAHSTQHSLLSTKLLKKTADETIV